The nucleotide window TGAGACATTTATGAACCGGTACAGGCCCTCTTACGAATTCTGCCGGCAACGTGACAGGGCTGAAATGATCACTTATGTTAGTGATAAATTCAAGGAGTTTCAAAAGGCTAATGCGGTAAAATAACCCAATAAAAAAAGGTGAGCGCGAGGCTTCACCTTTATCAAAACATAACCAAAAAATACTTGACTATTTTTTAAGATCTTCTTTTACTTCGTTCGCTTTATCACCCACTTTACGGGCTCCTTTCTTTATTGCCTGACCTACATCTTCCGCTGTTTCTTTGGTAGCATCGGTAGCCTTTTCTACTCCTTTTTTAGTAGCATCATAACCTTTTTCTACAGCATTACCTGTAGCTTCGGCTGCGTTCGTCACACCCCTTTTCGTAGCGTCCCATGCATCTTCTACTGCTGCACCCGCCCTGTTGAAAAACAAACCTGTTTTAGTTACCCTTTCGCCGTCTTCCAGGACGATGGTTCTGCCGTTCTGGTCAACAATTTCACCGTTCTTTTTAACGGTAACTCCATTGTCCAATACCAGGTCTTTTTCAACTGCAACCCAGGCACCATTGGTGTATACAACCAACTGACCGTCTTTTCTAATGACATCGCCTTCTTTATAATCCGAGAAGGTTTCTGCTACCGGTAATGTATCAACAGGAGTAATTGCAACGGTGTCATTCGCTTCAGTTTGATTAGCTTCATTGTTACATGCAACAGCTATCGAAGCTACTGCAGCTGCCAGTAATAGTTTTTTCATTTGTTTAAGTTTGGTTCCGGTGATGACTTACATTCACCGGAGGTAGTTAAAAATAAGGAATATATATGACAAAAGCGGCCCAAAACCGCTTTGCCCTAATGCATACTAATAACCATTCCTCTGCCTTTCTTTCTTATCTACGATAGCACCCACACCCGCGCCGGTTGCTGCTCCTATAACACCACCTACAACACCCCCACCTAACCGGTTCTTTTTGTTAGCCACCGCT belongs to Niabella yanshanensis and includes:
- a CDS encoding DUF6799 domain-containing protein, giving the protein MKKLLLAAAVASIAVACNNEANQTEANDTVAITPVDTLPVAETFSDYKEGDVIRKDGQLVVYTNGAWVAVEKDLVLDNGVTVKKNGEIVDQNGRTIVLEDGERVTKTGLFFNRAGAAVEDAWDATKRGVTNAAEATGNAVEKGYDATKKGVEKATDATKETAEDVGQAIKKGARKVGDKANEVKEDLKK